TTTGCTAAACTACTTTGATTATCTTCTCCATTTAATCCTAAATGCTCTGGGGGAATTAATAGGGTAATAGGTGTATGCATAATTAGTAGGAGATGACTATGTTTGCGGAGTAGGATTTATAGCGTTGCATAAGTATGGGATGAATTGGTCGTTGAAACCGTTGGAAATACGTTCAAAATTGGGCGAAATCATCCCATGATATGGCTAACGCCAAGCTGCGCTAACAGTAACGCCGTGATTTATTTAAGCATTTTGAATTTTTTCCATGCCCAAAAGTCTTTCAACGAAACTATGAATGGTTTTCTCCTAAATTTAGAGTTGGTGATCCCCCCAGAGTAAAAGTTTGATAAATAATTTATCTCTGCCGAACAAAAGATATATTTGCTATACAATTTCTACTTATGGAATGATTTGGGCAAAACTTTTTTATAGTAGTCTTTACTCGATGTGCGACTTATGAGTAAAGAACGCCTGCAAAAGCTCCCAGAATTACATAAGCCACCAGCGTTAATATCACCTGCTGTTGTACATGATTCAAAATAGCGATAAACAAAGCTAAACCAAAATTGCGAGCAGTACAGAAAATCGCCAAGCTAGAACGCGTATCATCATCGAGTCTGCCTAAAGCTTGTCTAATTCCTAGAGAGGCAATCACCATAATTGCGATCGCATTTTCTATAAATGGAGTTGCAGAAATAGATTTTTATCTAATATTTGCTATTTTTGCGATCGCATTTTCTATAAATGGAGTTGCAGAAATAGATTTTGCTTTCGCATTTATTATTTTGGCGATCGCGTTTTCTATTAATGAATCAATTTTTCCTAAGTCAGTTTCTCTATTAAATTTTCACTTCCAATTACTTTGTATTTTAGGGCAGGCAAAATGCCTACCCTAAAAGAATCATCGCTTATCTGTCTACAGATCCCATGATTACGTCAATACTACCGAGAATCACCACAACATCTGCAACTTTCATACCCCGCAATAAATGAGGCAGAATTTGTAAGTTGTTGAAATCTGCTGGGCGAATTTTCCAGCGCCAAGGGAAGACATTATCATCACCAACGAGATAAATGCCTAATTCACCTTTACCGCTTTCGACACGGGCATAAATTTCACCTGCGGGCATTTTAAAAGTGGGGGAAACTTTCTT
This window of the Nostoc sp. HK-01 genome carries:
- a CDS encoding putative sodium dependent transporter; the encoded protein is MVIASLGIRQALGRLDDDTRSSLAIFCTARNFGLALFIAILNHVQQQVILTLVAYVILGAFAGVLYS